A single region of the Archangium lipolyticum genome encodes:
- a CDS encoding Fur family transcriptional regulator codes for MAARKNAPQPKLADYQERLRTAGLRSTSPRVAVLRELESATAPLSHADLVESLGDEGYDRVTIYRNLTDLTEAGLVVRADLGDHVWRFELKREEKSHQGTHPHFTCTDCGTVTCLPSEAVRISTAKGAPKAVAARSVDIQLRGLCDHCT; via the coding sequence ATGGCCGCCAGGAAGAACGCCCCCCAGCCCAAGCTCGCCGACTATCAGGAGCGCCTCCGCACCGCGGGGCTGCGCAGCACCTCTCCCCGGGTGGCGGTACTCCGGGAGCTGGAGTCCGCCACCGCGCCGCTGAGCCACGCCGACCTCGTGGAGTCGCTGGGCGACGAGGGCTATGACCGTGTCACCATCTACCGCAACCTCACCGACCTGACCGAGGCCGGCCTGGTGGTGCGCGCGGACCTGGGGGACCACGTCTGGCGCTTCGAGCTCAAGCGTGAGGAGAAGTCGCACCAGGGCACGCACCCGCACTTCACCTGCACCGACTGCGGCACGGTGACGTGCCTGCCCTCGGAGGCCGTCCGCATCTCCACCGCCAAGGGAGCACCCAAGGCAGTGGCCGCCCGCTCGGTGGACATCCAGCTGCGCGGACTGTGTGACCACTGCACCTAG
- a CDS encoding DoxX family protein, with translation MDALAPIGRLLFSAIFIFSGFNHFTNAETMIGYARSAGLPLPALAIYGSGVVLVVGGVCILLGVFARIAAAAIAAFLVLAALTMHRFWGLPPEQAAMQMIHFWKNISMAGGALLLAYFGPGPYSVRARSRILEERRVNRPPGGLRPQPQS, from the coding sequence ATGGATGCCCTGGCTCCCATCGGCCGGCTGCTCTTCTCGGCCATCTTCATCTTCAGCGGCTTCAACCACTTCACCAACGCCGAGACCATGATCGGCTACGCGCGGAGCGCGGGTCTGCCGCTCCCGGCGCTGGCCATCTACGGCTCGGGCGTGGTGCTGGTCGTGGGCGGGGTGTGCATCCTGCTGGGGGTCTTCGCCCGCATCGCCGCGGCGGCCATCGCCGCCTTCCTGGTGCTCGCGGCGCTCACGATGCACCGCTTCTGGGGGCTGCCACCCGAGCAGGCCGCGATGCAGATGATCCACTTCTGGAAGAACATCTCCATGGCCGGTGGCGCGCTGCTGCTCGCGTACTTCGGACCGGGGCCCTACAGCGTGCGGGCCCGCTCGAGGATCCTGGAGGAGCGGCGTGTGAATCGCCCGCCCGGAGGGCTGCGGCCCCAGCCTCAATCGTGA
- a CDS encoding metallophosphoesterase, whose translation MRLRLARRSAATQTAKAVSVHAQGQHRNLMRRNELRAVSPDPLRPEARLRWRDHFTLSENLLHVPGMHSEHDGLRIAHLSDIHVGQATSAVRIRRAVAEVNASNPDLVFLTGDYVTHSPKPLPRVIELLAGFTSPVFVVLGNHDHWVDAHYLRTGFERLGYTVLQNEHRVVHVRGAPVTILGIDDGRTGRDDVEATFRGAPDSGTRLVLTHAPPTVEKLPPDANLVQFSGHTHGGQFVVRGLTEAIFRRAGQPYIQGHYHVRGNQLYVNMGLGFGFGGPYLRRGTYPEVAFFTLRPVESAVTH comes from the coding sequence ATGCGCCTGAGACTTGCCCGCCGCTCCGCCGCCACCCAGACCGCGAAGGCGGTCTCCGTTCACGCCCAGGGGCAGCACCGCAACCTCATGAGGCGCAACGAGCTGAGGGCCGTGAGTCCGGATCCGCTGCGGCCCGAGGCCCGCCTGCGCTGGCGCGACCACTTCACCCTGTCGGAGAACCTGCTGCACGTGCCGGGAATGCACTCGGAGCATGACGGGCTGCGCATCGCGCACCTGTCGGACATCCACGTGGGCCAGGCCACGTCCGCGGTGCGCATCCGCCGCGCGGTGGCCGAGGTGAACGCGAGCAACCCGGACCTCGTCTTCCTCACGGGCGACTACGTCACCCACAGCCCCAAGCCCCTGCCGCGCGTCATCGAGCTGCTGGCCGGCTTCACCAGCCCCGTCTTCGTGGTGCTGGGCAACCATGACCACTGGGTGGACGCCCACTACCTGCGCACCGGCTTCGAGCGCCTGGGCTACACGGTGCTGCAGAACGAGCACCGGGTGGTGCACGTGCGCGGGGCGCCGGTCACCATCCTGGGCATCGACGATGGGCGCACGGGCCGCGACGACGTGGAGGCCACCTTCCGGGGCGCTCCCGACTCCGGCACGCGCCTGGTGCTCACCCACGCGCCGCCCACCGTCGAGAAGCTGCCCCCGGACGCCAACCTGGTGCAGTTCTCCGGGCACACGCACGGCGGCCAGTTCGTGGTGCGCGGCCTCACGGAGGCCATCTTCCGCCGCGCGGGGCAGCCCTACATCCAGGGCCACTACCATGTGCGGGGCAACCAGCTCTACGTGAACATGGGACTGGGCTTCGGCTTCGGTGGGCCGTACCTGCGGCGAGGCACCTACCCGGAGGTGGCCTTCTTCACCCTGCGGCCCGTCGAGTCGGCCGTCACCCACTGA
- a CDS encoding response regulator translates to MLRVLVLEDDDDLRAILCELLSLSGADGCVSARSLAELKLESAEALGCTLALLDINLGAGVPSGLDAYRWLKDNGFSGRTVFLTGHARSHPLVREALELTHVQVLSKPIESKVLLELVGSASHGTGTA, encoded by the coding sequence ATGCTTCGGGTACTCGTACTGGAGGACGATGACGACCTGCGCGCCATCCTGTGCGAGCTGCTGTCGCTGTCCGGCGCGGACGGGTGCGTGAGCGCCAGGTCCCTGGCGGAGCTGAAGCTCGAGAGCGCCGAGGCGCTCGGGTGCACGCTGGCCCTGCTCGATATCAACCTCGGCGCCGGAGTGCCCAGTGGGCTGGATGCGTACCGTTGGCTGAAGGACAACGGGTTCTCCGGCAGGACGGTCTTCCTCACCGGGCATGCCCGCTCGCATCCGCTGGTGCGCGAGGCCCTGGAGCTGACACACGTCCAGGTGTTGTCCAAGCCCATCGAATCGAAGGTCCTCCTGGAGCTGGTGGGGAGCGCTTCCCATGGGACCGGCACGGCCTAG
- a CDS encoding sensor histidine kinase, with translation MASSWVPGPELAWRLHVESPIPCVLFEPVREGAGAPRDFQWTALNPAAEALVNGLGLGRALSSWGGVVEGLPEWDALRQVVEAGTTLSFEAHLGTGLEERWFQAKAVKHGEGFALWLIDITEARVERRAFREELERQQAVRAREEHLRLALETARMVTWEWSAGPRTLTWSPNASAFFGQPEGVPRGTPESFLSCVHPDERKRVAEALLQGMRAEGPYTFQFRGQWADGTVRCYEAVGQTFHERGRTTRMLGVVLDCTEREQAQAALREAEERYRLASWATNDVLWDWNTAGDHLHWGEACHAVLGYLPEEMGGISWWEEQVHPDDRKLVVEGLRHTVESGGESWTAEYRFRRKDGTYVHVLDRGLVARGGKGGAVRMIGSMMDITERKRAVERMQEEARFRERFIGILGHDLRNPLNAISLSARALRRRGPLPPAQQQLAQRIEASAERMGKMIADILDLTRARLSGGIPLNLAPTRLPTLCQQVMEELTVAHPGRELVFEARGEGEGVWDPDRLAQVVSNLVGNALEHGASEGPIHVRCWEETDTQVLEISNAGTPIPSHQLATLFDPFRQVGTGRRSNGLGLGLFIVRELVEAHGGEVRVRSTQEEGTTFTVRLPRDARQSQRGTRPIEAHIA, from the coding sequence ATGGCTTCATCGTGGGTTCCAGGGCCCGAGCTCGCATGGAGGCTTCATGTCGAGTCGCCCATTCCGTGCGTGCTCTTCGAGCCCGTCCGAGAAGGCGCGGGAGCGCCGCGCGACTTCCAGTGGACGGCCCTCAATCCGGCGGCCGAGGCGCTCGTGAACGGGCTGGGCCTGGGCCGCGCGCTGTCCTCGTGGGGCGGTGTGGTGGAGGGCCTGCCGGAGTGGGACGCCCTGCGCCAGGTGGTGGAGGCGGGCACGACCCTCTCCTTCGAGGCGCACCTGGGGACGGGCCTGGAGGAGCGCTGGTTCCAGGCGAAGGCGGTGAAGCACGGGGAGGGCTTCGCCCTGTGGCTCATCGACATCACCGAGGCCCGGGTGGAGCGGCGCGCGTTCCGGGAGGAGCTGGAGCGGCAGCAGGCGGTGCGGGCGCGCGAGGAGCACCTGCGGCTGGCGCTGGAGACGGCGCGGATGGTGACGTGGGAGTGGTCGGCGGGGCCGCGCACCCTGACCTGGTCTCCCAACGCGTCGGCCTTCTTCGGGCAACCGGAGGGAGTGCCGCGGGGCACGCCGGAGAGCTTCCTGAGCTGCGTGCACCCGGACGAGCGCAAGCGGGTGGCCGAGGCGCTCCTGCAGGGGATGCGCGCGGAGGGGCCCTACACCTTCCAGTTCCGCGGGCAGTGGGCGGACGGCACGGTGCGCTGCTACGAGGCGGTGGGGCAGACGTTCCACGAGCGTGGCCGGACCACGCGGATGCTGGGCGTGGTGTTGGATTGCACCGAGCGTGAGCAGGCGCAGGCGGCGCTGCGCGAGGCCGAGGAGCGCTACCGCCTGGCGTCCTGGGCCACCAACGACGTGCTCTGGGACTGGAACACCGCCGGCGACCACCTGCATTGGGGCGAGGCGTGCCACGCCGTCCTGGGCTACCTCCCGGAGGAGATGGGCGGCATCTCCTGGTGGGAGGAGCAGGTCCACCCCGATGACCGGAAGCTGGTGGTGGAGGGGTTGAGACACACGGTGGAGTCGGGCGGGGAGTCGTGGACGGCCGAGTACCGCTTCCGGCGCAAGGACGGCACCTACGTGCACGTGTTGGACCGGGGGCTGGTGGCCCGGGGTGGCAAGGGGGGCGCGGTGCGGATGATCGGCTCGATGATGGACATCACCGAGCGCAAGCGGGCGGTGGAGCGGATGCAGGAGGAGGCGCGGTTCCGCGAGCGCTTCATCGGCATTCTCGGACATGACCTGCGCAACCCGCTCAACGCCATCTCGCTGTCGGCGCGGGCGCTGCGGCGGCGCGGTCCGTTGCCGCCGGCCCAGCAGCAACTGGCGCAGCGCATCGAGGCGAGCGCGGAGCGCATGGGGAAGATGATCGCCGACATCCTCGACCTGACGCGGGCGCGGCTGTCGGGAGGGATTCCGCTGAACCTGGCGCCCACGCGCCTGCCCACGTTGTGCCAGCAGGTGATGGAGGAGCTGACGGTGGCGCACCCGGGGAGGGAGCTCGTCTTCGAGGCGCGGGGGGAGGGCGAGGGGGTGTGGGATCCGGATCGGCTGGCGCAGGTGGTGAGCAACCTGGTGGGCAACGCGCTGGAGCACGGCGCGAGCGAGGGACCCATCCACGTGCGGTGCTGGGAGGAGACGGACACTCAGGTGCTGGAGATCTCCAACGCGGGGACGCCGATTCCCAGCCACCAGCTGGCCACGCTGTTCGACCCCTTCCGTCAGGTGGGAACGGGGCGGAGGAGCAATGGACTGGGGCTGGGTCTGTTCATCGTGAGGGAGCTGGTGGAGGCGCACGGGGGCGAGGTGCGGGTGCGCTCCACGCAGGAGGAGGGGACGACGTTCACGGTCCGCCTGCCCCGGGACGCACGCCAGTCCCAGAGGGGAACGCGTCCGATCGAGGCGCACATCGCCTGA